ATAAGCTCCGTCTTGTTCCACGCCTACTCGTATATCACGATCCTTGCACTCTCAACTTCTCGTATCCAATAGTTGGTTGTAGTAAAATTAGGGTTCTCAATAATCGACAATTGTTGGGCACGCATCCTCACAATAATCTCGCCCGTCACTTTGGGACGACAGACGGAGGCTCTACCCATCCCAATCATAGCCCAGCCTAATCCTTGATTGGCGGTGCTAACTCAAATGTCGCTCATTAACGAGCCCAGCGTCGACTTTCACTTAAAGCTCAATGAACAATCCTTCCATATCCCCAacgagctcttgaagaggAACGCGAAGCTTGTCAACAAACTGATAGAGAAGGAAACTAAAAGAGTCAGTAGCCTCTTCGAAGATGTGAATACGCTCATGGCAGGCCATGATGACCATTCCGCAATGACTAAACTTGGCGAAATCATTAAGGCCGTTGAGTTGTTAGAACGGAAACTAGAGAAAAGAATCACCGTTGAATCAGAACTTTTACAACGCATCGAGTACAGAATAAActatttcaaagagctaGACTCTTTAAAGGGAAACGAGGACAAGGATGGACTTGTTGAGTGGTATCGGAGATACACCAATATTTTGGTAGGCGATTACCTCACCCGGAACAGCGAGATTTACGAAAATGAACTGACTGAATTGGATCGCAGCGCTCATACGCGGCAGAAGCGCAAGCTTTCATCTTCTGGTGGTAGTACCCCGCCCTTGAATGCAGGAATACAATTTTTGAGGTCTCAGGGGCTCGAACATCATCTTGACTACGACATTCTGGTGACAGCCAACCGTATTTCCAAAAACTTAACATCGAACCACGACTTATCATTATTGGTGAACTGGATAAAGGAGAATCAGGCATATCTTGTTAGCAAATCGTCCCCATTGGAATTTGAAACTAGATTACAGGAGTATATTGAGCTTGTTAAAGACCAAAACTATCCCAGCGCTATAAGCTGCTTCCAAACCCATCTAGTCAAGTTCATAAAAACCAATTTTGAGGAGCTGAAGCTAGCCTCGGGACTGTTGGTTTTTATCAAAAGCTATCAACAACAAATGCATACGCCTGTTGATGTCGAGGAGAAGGACGTTTCTAACTTGAGTTCGCGCTCAGGGTTTTTTCGTTATTTTTTTAATAGGCCATCTTTGAAACCGCCACGCGAACTCAAACAGCCAACGACGAGTGAGGTAAGAATCAAGAGTGCTAGCCACGCAAACTTTGAGAGATACACCCAAGTTTTGAGTGATGAGAGATGGGATGTGTTGAAAGACCTGTTTCTTCAGGAGTATTACTCTATGTATGGAATTTCCCAACATGAGCCCTTGCTGATATATTTATCGCTTGGAATTTCGACTTTAAAAACAAGGGCGTGCATGCACGAGATGGAAACTCATGGTGGGAGTAATGACTCGCTTACTAACTACTTGCGTGGTGAAATAACTAAGACCAATTGCCCGGTTTGTAGCAAAGAATTTTCAGCCATATCAGGCAACCTTCCCTATGCGCACCACATTCAATCAAGTCTGTTTGATGACCCTGTAATGCTTCCGAACGGCAACATCTACGactcaaaaaagctgaagcagtTGGCTGTTGAGCTGCGCAGCAAAATGCTCTGCGAGCTTCAATCGGACCAAATCCTTGATCCGATTGACCAGAAAGTTTTCTCTGAGAAGGATTTTATTACTATGTATCCGACATaaaaaagctctggatTTCACTTAATTTTCGTCATCACTCCCAGCGTTTTGCGACTTCTTCCCGTTTTTTGCGTGCTTTTTTTTATCGTAcagttcaaaaataaatgttCGTGCTTCCCGTTCTGCAGCTGGCTTGGTGGTTTCTTGCTCGCTGTTGGTACGCTTATGAGAGTATTCTGGATAATTCTCCCATTGAAATTTGTTTGACCGCTCAACTTTCCACCCAGATGTctttgccaaaattttgatttgcCATGAATCATATGGCTCGCCATTGAACACAGATATCAACACTTTTCCTTGGCTATCACTTGCGGGGGTACCATTTTCTTGACTTTTGAGAGTATACCCTTGCGCAAATTTATCGAGAATTGCGCTTGAAAGGTTTTGGTTGAtctgcttgaaaaactctttgcTACTCCTGAAGAATGCTAAGATTAGCTCCTGGTGATCGCGTATATTTCTATCTTGATCTTTGATCCCTTTCCCCGTGTGTGGAAAATTGAACATAATGTTTTGGAGGCCCTTTGACGCCAACTCGCTGCTAACAATCTTTTGCCAAGTGGTTTTCTTGCTCAGTTTGAATGATTTGATTAAATTAGTGGcgtcaattttgaagaaaacctTGGTACCATGCTCCATCAAGAAGTCATAATTCTGTTGAAAGCTTTTAGGATACTTCAGATTAAGTTCCTTCGGGGAGTTGTCATAGCTGGTTACTACGAGGTTCGCAGGCGAAATGTATTCATTTTCAATAATAGAACGTGCAAATGAAAAATCTCCTTCTCCTATCAACAGAAGAGTCGATTCTTTTTCGAAGGGTATGAACTTCGCGGCAGTTTCGCGCTGTATTTTTTGGTTGTTCAGTACCGCTTTGGTTGGTCTGTTTTTCTTTACAGCATGTTCTTGCTTGCTCGTGATTTTCTTGTTAAGctgttcttgagcttgatgccTTAGTAAGGCACCTTTTAGACCTTTAGAGGTGGTTTTTCCTTTGAGTTTACGCGCCATGTTCAAGTTTCAAGGCTTTGGGGATTCGTGCataagctcatcgcttaaACTTGACACAGTCAAATTTTCAATACCTAACGCGTGTGCACATATACGAGATTAACCATGTAAGCACCTTCTCGAGCGGTTATAGATGAGCTCAATGTCACGTAGTCGAGGCTGTGTTGTCTGCAATATGTACTTGTTAGTAAAGGGTTCTGACTGCCATATCAACACCGGGGCTTAAAATCGGTAACATACGGGAAACACTAGTTGAAGGCGGGATGCGTCCTTCAAAATGATTGCGAGGTAGAATATCACTTTGAAACCTTTTTGGAAGCCTTCATTGATTATAATGTCGCCTATTTTATCTTTTGGAATGAATTTACGTTGCTCGAGTAGCTTTTCATTGATGAACGTGGGAAGTAAAACGCACCCCCGCACCTCCGATATTTGGATGCCCACACTTCTGAATACCGACAGGGACTCGATTGGGGGATTACGAATCAGCGCAAGCATCGATAGAGCGACCAGCGTCTCAGCGGTACGTATGTTCTGTAGTGACCACGAGGTCGTCTGTTCAATGAAACCAAAAATTCCAGCATTTGCAACAATGTAGAACAGCAAATTTAATCCACACGTTCGCTTGTAGTTCCGCGGCACGACGGTAAATCTCATGTGCGATCCCGACGCATTGCCCTCAACTTTTAGAGAGTATCTCTTTGACGACATTCGCCTTTGGTTTTGTCAATGTTGGTGAGTTTTTCGCTATTGCACATTCAGTGCCTTATTGATTTGGgaactttttggaagcaCCCGAATAAACGTCTTACAACAAATACTAATACAGTTTTCCAATTGTTTACATTAACCGCTATTTAATATTTTAGGGGCCAGTTACCTCTTGAGGCTCCTGAGCCCTATGTCTCTTCATCTGATCTATTGTACCCAGCACAACTTCAGTCTTTCTATATGCGTTAAGCTGATCTTGCCTTAGGCCACCAGAAGCCTTCTTATTAACATtgtcaagttctttagcTTTCTGGCTTTGtaagtcttcttctttcgcGCTTTGCTTTGAGACTTCGATTTGCTTCAAATGTTCTTCGTGTTCCTTCTGCAAACCCTGGAGCTTTGTGTTGAAGTCTTCTAGCGTTATGAGCTCTTTGCGGATTTCTGTACAATAATGATCAAAGTTTGGGGGAAGTTTTGAACGTAATGCCAGTTCAATCATCACGGGGTGTTTCTTTTCCTCGTTGACAAATTTGGCTTTGATCTGCCGTCTTGTCCGGTATGGAAACATTTGTGATATTAGGTTAAAGTCTGTGCCCCACATCGACAAGGCCTTGTAGaatctcaaaagctcatctACAGTCCACGGGTCCGTATATTGCTGTCGGCCGTAAGTCGCCGAGTTGAacaaattttcaaaaggaTTTTCGTCCAGTCGAAGTTTGTGGGCGTGCTCCAAAGTCGCATTTTTATGTCTGTCTACTACTGTGGACTCTTCGTCGACAGCGAAAGTGCCGTCTGACTTCATGCGTAACTGAATCGCTGCATGTTTTTGGTCTGCTTCAGGAATATCAGCATTCATTATTTCctcagcagcttttttACGGCTCTCCAGCAACcgctctgcttcttccttgTTTAACTCGCTCAAAGGCTTGAAGTTCTCGCGGGCTCTAGCTCTCAAAatccttctctttttcctTGTCTCTTGTTTCGCTTTTATAGCTTCTTGTGCTCGCTGAAAGTTGTCCGATGTTTCACCAATTGGTAGGTGTGGTTTGCATAGATCAGCAATAGTGAAGCTGTCTTCGTCTACCATATATCGGGAAGAGTCTCCATCTGCTATATTTTTCGGTATTTCCTTCGCATTCGAGATGGTGTACTTCTCGTACAAATTGTCAGTACGCTGAAACAGATCACCATTGGTCTCATTCTTTAGGTTTTCATCGTCTGCATCGGCAGATGCTAAGTGTTCGTCCATGTTATTCATATGAGATAAGATACTAA
The Lachancea thermotolerans CBS 6340 chromosome G complete sequence genome window above contains:
- the GPI15 gene encoding phosphatidylinositol N-acetylglucosaminyltransferase GPI15 (similar to uniprot|P53961 Saccharomyces cerevisiae YNL038W GPI15 Protein involved in the synthesis of N-acetylglucosaminyl phosphatidylinositol (GlcNAc-PI) the first intermediate in the synthesis of glycosylphosphatidylinositol (GPI) anchors homologous to the human PIG-H protein) is translated as MSSKRYSLKVEGNASGSHMRFTVVPRNYKRTCGLNLLFYIVANAGIFGFIEQTTSWSLQNIRTAETLVALSMLALIRNPPIESLSVFRSVGIQISEVRGCVLLPTFINEKLLEQRKFIPKDKIGDIIINEGFQKGFKVIFYLAIILKDASRLQLVFPVCYRF
- the BDP1 gene encoding transcription factor TFIIIB subunit BDP1 (similar to uniprot|P46678 Saccharomyces cerevisiae YNL039W BDP1 Essential subunit of RNA polymerase III transcription factor (TFIIIB) which is involved in transcription of genes encoding tRNAs 5S rRNA U6 snRNA and other small RNAs), which gives rise to MSSVVNKSGTRFAPKIRQRRPVVSAPERAKTLGTSNDKANEAASAESEGNIEKPESEKPQRRDELDPLSQSTTKGLDEEIGSTQASPPASLPPGQRRRSSRLDSLSGANNMFKSGFMEPSQTAAPSGAETAKNRRLSTITGNQGKKKRMSSISESDTSFQAIKKRRMSSRSSISRKTGSAQRISILSHMNNMDEHLASADADDENLKNETNGDLFQRTDNLYEKYTISNAKEIPKNIADGDSSRYMVDEDSFTIADLCKPHLPIGETSDNFQRAQEAIKAKQETRKKRRILRARARENFKPLSELNKEEAERLLESRKKAAEEIMNADIPEADQKHAAIQLRMKSDGTFAVDEESTVVDRHKNATLEHAHKLRLDENPFENLFNSATYGRQQYTDPWTVDELLRFYKALSMWGTDFNLISQMFPYRTRRQIKAKFVNEEKKHPVMIELALRSKLPPNFDHYCTEIRKELITLEDFNTKLQGLQKEHEEHLKQIEVSKQSAKEEDLQSQKAKELDNVNKKASGGLRQDQLNAYRKTEVVLGTIDQMKRHRAQEPQEVTGP
- the FYV10 gene encoding glucose-induced degradation complex subunit FYV10 (similar to uniprot|P40492 Saccharomyces cerevisiae YIL097W FYV10 Protein of unknown function required for survival upon exposure to K1 killer toxin involved in proteasome-dependent catabolite inactivation of fructose-1 6-bisphosphatase contains CTLH domain), with product MSLINEPSVDFHLKLNEQSFHIPNELLKRNAKLVNKLIEKETKRVSSLFEDVNTLMAGHDDHSAMTKLGEIIKAVELLERKLEKRITVESELLQRIEYRINYFKELDSLKGNEDKDGLVEWYRRYTNILVGDYLTRNSEIYENELTELDRSAHTRQKRKLSSSGGSTPPLNAGIQFLRSQGLEHHLDYDILVTANRISKNLTSNHDLSLLVNWIKENQAYLVSKSSPLEFETRLQEYIELVKDQNYPSAISCFQTHLVKFIKTNFEELKLASGLLVFIKSYQQQMHTPVDVEEKDVSNLSSRSGFFRYFFNRPSLKPPRELKQPTTSEVRIKSASHANFERYTQVLSDERWDVLKDLFLQEYYSMYGISQHEPLLIYLSLGISTLKTRACMHEMETHGGSNDSLTNYLRGEITKTNCPVCSKEFSAISGNLPYAHHIQSSLFDDPVMLPNGNIYDSKKLKQLAVELRSKMLCELQSDQILDPIDQKVFSEKDFITMYPT
- the BMT5 gene encoding 25S rRNA (uracil2634-N3)-methyltransferase (similar to uniprot|P40493 Saccharomyces cerevisiae YIL096C Hypothetical ORF), with the protein product MARKLKGKTTSKGLKGALLRHQAQEQLNKKITSKQEHAVKKNRPTKAVLNNQKIQRETAAKFIPFEKESTLLLIGEGDFSFARSIIENEYISPANLVVTSYDNSPKELNLKYPKSFQQNYDFLMEHGTKVFFKIDATNLIKSFKLSKKTTWQKIVSSELASKGLQNIMFNFPHTGKGIKDQDRNIRDHQELILAFFRSSKEFFKQINQNLSSAILDKFAQGYTLKSQENGTPASDSQGKVLISVFNGEPYDSWQIKILAKTSGWKVERSNKFQWENYPEYSHKRTNSEQETTKPAAEREARTFIFELYDKKKHAKNGKKSQNAGSDDEN